TAAATGTTTTGTGTCATGTATAATTTCTGTAGCGCCCCTGTCACGTGGCAGAGACAGCTATGGAGGCCCACCTCGGAGAGAGCCACTGCCATCACGAAGAGATGTCTACTTGTCTCCAAGAGATGATGGTTACAGCACTAAAGACAGGTAAAATTAGTCCCAGTTGAATATTTGGAAGTTACTAAGAAATCAGTAGTCTACTGGAGCTTTTGCGCTTTCTTTAATAGCAAAAGTAATATTATTTTTGCTTCCATAGTTACTCAAGTCGAGATTATCCAAGTTCCAGAGACACAAGGGATTATGCTCCACCCCCACGAGATTATGCCTACCGTGATTATGGTCATTCCAGTTCACGTGATGAGTACCCCTCAAGAGGTTACAGGTATCTTGAGTTCAAGTGTCTATGTCTGTGAGTCTTAGATATAATATATATCAATCTGATTGAGTTTCTTGTAGGCTAGTAGTGAGCAATACAATGAGAACAAAGTAGTTAAGAAGTAATGGCTGAGGCCCTCATTATACATCAAAATTATTCTTGCTTAAGTCACCATTGATTTGCTGAGAGCAGCTCAAATAAGGCAGCTGGAGAATGGTGTGAAGCTACATGATCTTCTGAGTAGTAGTCTGTGCGGGCTTGGATAGGATAGTATCTGGGAACCATATGAAACTTTAAGAGGAATATGAACAGAACATTATAAGTAAGCTGTCATAAATATAGATGTGTGAGCTGTTCAGGATCGACTTGTACTAAACCCTAGTAGTTATTCCTCTTACAGTGACCGTGATGGCTACGGGGGGCGTGACCGGGACTACTCCGATCACCCAAGTGGAGGCTCTTACAGAGATTCATATGAAAGTTATGGTAAGTGCTTATTTTTAGGGTTTTAAGAAGGTTTAACATGACTTGTTCTCTACCGCTTTCACTCAAGGGGGAATTCAAATGCTGGGCTTGCCCACCACTGTGGAAAAAGTACAGTTATTTTATTTAACAGCACGGTTGAATTGCAGCTCCCATAATCTAATGAAGCAAAAGTTCAACATTCATGAATTGCATctatcactggaaaaaaaatggctgagTTTCTTCTGTAAAATTGCAAGCTATTCTGGAATAATCCCAAAAAGAGCTGCCTTGAGAAAAACCAGCGTCTTCAAACTGCCTTTTATTTCATTCGCTGCCCAGTACTCCCCTGCCAAATGTCCCAACATGTGAGATTTATATAACCTTCTCAATTAATACAAAAGAGTTAACAGAAGCCTTTGATTCAATTTGTAAACTCAGATGTAAAATTGTGGTGATATGATTTATAGTGTTGCCCTATTACCTGACCATTGAACCTGCAGGTAACTCACGTAGTGCTCCACCTGCACGAGGGCCCCCTCCATCTTATGGTGGAAGCAGTCGCTATGACGATTACGGGAGCACCCGAGATGGGTATGGTGGAAGTCGAGACAGTTACTCAAGCAGCAGAAGTGATGTCTACTCAAGTGGTCGTGATCGTGTTGGAAGACAAGACAGAGGCCTGCCCCCTTCTATGGAAAGGGGCTATCCGCCTCCACGGGATTCATACAGCAGCTCGAGCCGCGGAGCACCCAGAGGTGGCGGCCGTGGAGGAAGTCGCTCTGATAGAGGTGGAGGCCGAAGCAGATATTAAACCTTTGAAATTATTGGACCAAATCAGTTTTTTCCTCAAACAAATGGAATGTGGAAGTTCTATCTTCACTCCCAGAGGACTACTGAAAAGTTGTTTTTACCTTTTTTTATTGTTGCCTGTTAAGTTCCCCTCCATGACTTATGTTTTTTGTGAGGAAAAAGTAAACACTTGTTGTTTCATTTCAAAAATGTTAATATTTCTCTCAAAAAGCAGATGTTAATGTATGACATTTGAGCCTGTATTACTAGTGTTGTAACTTTCACAGTAAAACGTTAACCCTAAAATGCCTCACTTCTCACCTCATCAATGAGACCAGCAAACTTAAGGCTCCCCATACAACGTGCAGCCATCTAAAATGGCCATGGATCATTCTACGTATGCAAACGTGCCATTTTTCTAGGCACCATTTTAGTTGTTGGAGGGTGGTGGGGATGTGTGCCAAATTAAAATGTTAAGTGCCAAAATGCACACAAAGCTCAAATATGAAATTTCTTCAGCGTTGTATAAAATGCAAGATACCATTCAGTCATTAAATCAAAACAACAAATGGATAATGCTGAATGTGCATTGTGCCTTCCTACATGTTTCATTTGGGAATTTGCAAGAACCTCATTCCCCCCAAATAAAATGATAATCTGTAGTAAGCAAACTACAGAGCTCTGTAAATAAAAGGTT
The nucleotide sequence above comes from Sphaerodactylus townsendi isolate TG3544 linkage group LG13, MPM_Stown_v2.3, whole genome shotgun sequence. Encoded proteins:
- the RBMX gene encoding RNA-binding motif protein, X chromosome isoform X1, giving the protein MERSQIKVLEQAYLKPATFESGRRGPPPPPRSRGPPRGLRGGRGSSGARGPPSRGSHLGSSRGPLPMKRGPPPRSGGPPPKRPAPSGPVRSSSGMGGRAPLSRGRDSYGGPPRREPLPSRRDVYLSPRDDGYSTKDSYSSRDYPSSRDTRDYAPPPRDYAYRDYGHSSSRDEYPSRGYSYSSYSDRDGYGGRDRDYSDHPSGGSYRDSYESYGNSRSAPPARGPPPSYGGSSRYDDYGSTRDGYGGSRDSYSSSRSDVYSSGRDRVGRQDRGLPPSMERGYPPPRDSYSSSSRGAPRGGGRGGSRSDRGGGRSRY
- the RBMX gene encoding RNA-binding motif protein, X chromosome isoform X2; the encoded protein is MVEADRPGKLFIGGLNTETNEKALESVFGKYGRIVEVLLMKDRETNKSRGFAFVTFESPADAKDAARDMNGKMERSQIKVLEQAYLKPATFESGRRGPPPPPRSRGPPRGLRGGRGSSGARGPPSRGSHLGSSRGPLPMKRGPPPRSGGPPPKRPAPSGPVRSSSGMGGRAPLSRGRDSYGGPPRREPLPSRRDVYLSPRDDGYSTKDSYSSRDYPSSRDTRDYAPPPRDYAYRDYGHSSSRDEYPSRGYSYSSYSDRDGYGGRDRDYSDHPSGGSYRDSYESYGNSRSAPPARGPPPSYGGSSRYDDYGSTRDGYGGSRDSYSSSRSDVYSSGRDRVGRQDRGLPPSMERGYPPPRDSYSSSSRGAPRGGGRGGSRSDRGGGRSRY